The following are encoded in a window of Roseivirga misakiensis genomic DNA:
- a CDS encoding tryptophan 2,3-dioxygenase family protein, with protein MNNSDIDQNIIDRIKKLEEKYEAMGQDMSSYLDGLLHADFLKYWDYINLDSLLGLQQPKTDFPDEMIFIVYHQITELYFKLSLWEMKQIHALKHPDLEFFVTRLKRINSYFEHLCHSFNMMTDGMEKEQFLKFRMSLLPSSGFQSGQYRMIEICATDLYNLVNKNIRDQFTENSSLEDLYEAIYWKTGATELKSGKKTLTLEHFEEKYSTSFLHLASDVKVTNFYQAYLKFYADKEGSEALKEELRRFDLLANVDWPLAHYRSAVRYLQKDPEDIAATGGTNWQKYLPPRFQGIIFFPSLWSDLEKAEWGKHWVMKQLNGK; from the coding sequence ATGAACAACTCTGATATCGACCAAAATATAATTGACAGAATTAAGAAGCTCGAGGAGAAATACGAGGCCATGGGGCAAGATATGTCTTCATATCTTGATGGTTTGCTGCACGCCGATTTTTTGAAGTATTGGGACTACATCAACCTTGATTCACTTTTAGGGCTGCAGCAGCCCAAAACAGATTTTCCCGATGAAATGATTTTCATCGTTTACCATCAGATTACGGAGCTCTATTTTAAGCTCTCTCTTTGGGAAATGAAGCAGATTCATGCTTTAAAACATCCTGATTTGGAGTTCTTTGTAACCAGGTTAAAACGTATAAATAGCTACTTCGAACATTTATGCCACTCTTTTAACATGATGACAGATGGCATGGAGAAAGAGCAGTTTTTAAAGTTTAGAATGTCATTGCTGCCATCGTCTGGTTTTCAGTCTGGTCAGTACCGAATGATTGAAATTTGCGCAACTGATCTGTATAACCTCGTCAATAAAAATATTAGAGATCAGTTCACCGAAAATTCGTCCCTTGAGGACTTATATGAGGCTATTTACTGGAAGACTGGTGCCACCGAATTGAAATCGGGTAAAAAGACCTTGACGCTGGAACATTTTGAAGAGAAATATTCAACATCATTCCTCCATTTGGCTAGTGACGTAAAGGTTACCAACTTTTATCAAGCATATTTAAAATTTTATGCCGATAAAGAGGGTAGTGAGGCTTTAAAAGAAGAATTACGTCGATTTGATCTCTTAGCTAATGTGGACTGGCCTTTGGCGCATTATCGATCGGCAGTGCGGTATTTGCAAAAGGACCCTGAGGATATTGCAGCTACAGGTGGAACTAACTGGCAGAAATATTTACCGCCTCGTTTCCAAGGAATTATTTTCTTTCCATCGTTATGGTCGGATCTGGAAAAAGCCGAATGGGGCAAACATTGGGTGATGAAGCAGCTAAATGGGAAATAA
- a CDS encoding acyl-CoA dehydrogenase family protein, translating into MSTDSSPKIQKSAKQDIFEHPDFYGMDDLLTEEHKMVRSAVRDFVKREISPFIESWAENAYFPYDIVKKFGDIGAFGPQLPTEYGCGGMDYISYGIIMQEIERGDSGMRSTASVQGSLVMYPIYKFGNEEQRNKYLPKLASGEWLGCFGLTEPDHGSNPSGMTTNFKDMGDHYLLNGAKMWISNSPKADVAVVWAKNEEGRIHGLIVERGMEGFSTPETHGKWSLRASTTGELVFDNVKVPKENLLPNKSGLGAPMMCLDSARYGIAWGAIGAAMDCYESARRYCAERIQFDKPIGAFQLQQKKLSEMLTEITKAQLLNLRLGQLFNEGKATTPQISMAKRNAVEVALNIAREARQIHGGMGITGEYPMMRHMANLESVVTYEGTHDIHLLILGAEITGIPAFK; encoded by the coding sequence ATGAGCACTGATTCTTCTCCAAAAATCCAAAAATCTGCCAAGCAAGATATTTTCGAGCATCCTGACTTTTATGGTATGGATGACTTGCTGACCGAAGAGCACAAAATGGTCAGAAGTGCTGTACGGGATTTCGTAAAAAGAGAAATATCTCCCTTTATTGAAAGTTGGGCTGAGAATGCCTATTTCCCATACGATATCGTGAAGAAATTTGGTGATATCGGTGCTTTTGGACCACAATTGCCAACTGAATATGGATGCGGCGGCATGGACTACATTTCTTACGGCATTATTATGCAGGAAATTGAGCGTGGAGACTCGGGAATGCGTTCTACTGCATCAGTACAGGGCTCTTTGGTTATGTACCCTATCTATAAGTTCGGTAACGAAGAGCAACGCAATAAATACTTGCCAAAACTTGCCTCTGGAGAATGGTTGGGCTGTTTTGGTTTAACAGAACCAGACCATGGCTCCAATCCATCGGGTATGACAACCAATTTTAAAGATATGGGTGACCATTATCTTTTGAATGGAGCGAAAATGTGGATTTCTAACTCCCCAAAAGCCGATGTAGCGGTTGTGTGGGCTAAAAACGAGGAAGGAAGAATTCACGGCTTGATCGTGGAGCGTGGCATGGAAGGTTTTTCAACCCCTGAAACCCATGGCAAATGGTCGTTAAGAGCTAGTACTACTGGCGAATTGGTTTTCGATAATGTGAAAGTACCTAAAGAGAACTTACTACCGAATAAAAGCGGTTTAGGTGCCCCGATGATGTGTCTTGATTCTGCTCGTTACGGTATTGCATGGGGTGCTATTGGTGCTGCCATGGATTGTTATGAATCTGCTAGAAGATATTGCGCAGAACGTATCCAGTTCGACAAACCGATTGGAGCCTTCCAATTACAACAGAAAAAACTATCCGAAATGTTGACTGAAATTACGAAAGCGCAACTCCTGAACCTGCGCTTGGGTCAACTATTTAATGAAGGAAAAGCCACTACTCCGCAGATTTCTATGGCCAAACGAAATGCTGTTGAAGTAGCCCTGAACATTGCGCGCGAGGCTAGACAAATTCATGGGGGAATGGGTATAACTGGAGAATATCCGATGATGCGCCATATGGCCAACCTAGAGTCTGTAGTGACCTATGAAGGAACTCACGATATACACTTACTGATTTTAGGCGCTGAAATCACTGGAATTCCTGCCTTTAAATAA
- a CDS encoding RNA polymerase sigma factor, translating to MEKSQFVQLINDNKGTIRSLCQVYFDSCEDQKDAFQDIVLQLWKSLDSFKGASKVNTWIYRVSLNTILTKKRKDTKSVSAQPIEMVHTNISAANADDNLELLHILIRSLKDLDKGIVLLYLEGYKTKEIAEILKLSTSNVTTRFNRLKSELKVKLNPRTHVTK from the coding sequence GTGGAAAAGTCTCAATTTGTTCAACTGATCAACGATAACAAAGGTACAATCCGTAGCCTTTGCCAAGTTTACTTTGACAGTTGCGAAGATCAAAAAGATGCTTTTCAAGACATAGTATTACAGCTATGGAAGTCACTCGACTCTTTTAAGGGAGCATCGAAAGTTAATACTTGGATATATCGGGTTAGCCTAAATACCATTCTTACAAAAAAGAGAAAGGATACAAAATCGGTTTCGGCCCAGCCAATTGAAATGGTTCATACCAACATTAGCGCTGCAAACGCAGATGACAACCTTGAACTTCTTCACATACTAATTAGATCTCTGAAAGACTTAGATAAAGGCATTGTACTACTCTATCTAGAGGGGTATAAAACCAAAGAAATTGCTGAAATACTAAAACTTTCCACTTCCAATGTGACTACTCGTTTTAATCGCTTGAAATCTGAATTAAAAGTAAAACTGAACCCAAGAACACATGTTACTAAATGA
- the lgt gene encoding prolipoprotein diacylglyceryl transferase, which translates to MIAHIYWDIDPRVFSNFEFLRWYGTCWLLGMVLGYKIMLMIYKREGLESIELESLATYVMLGGIIGARFGHILFYDPIYYWNNPIEVLPFRLNPTFEFTGLAGLASHGGIIGALLALYLYNRKYKKNYLWILDRLTIAGAALGGFIRLGNLMNSEIIGTPSDLPWAFIFVRVDQVPRHPSQLYEALFYFLICFVLYRLWKTGKYSTNNGFFFGLGMILIFTQRFLVEFLKENQVAFEESLTLNMGQSLSIPLILIGVFFMLRSIKNTQKPPQTA; encoded by the coding sequence ATGATAGCACACATTTACTGGGACATTGACCCTCGGGTATTTAGCAACTTTGAGTTTCTTAGATGGTACGGCACTTGTTGGCTTTTAGGTATGGTTTTAGGCTACAAAATCATGCTAATGATTTACAAGCGCGAAGGTCTAGAATCTATAGAATTAGAGAGTTTAGCCACTTATGTGATGCTCGGTGGTATAATCGGCGCACGCTTTGGCCATATTTTGTTCTACGACCCCATCTACTATTGGAATAACCCCATCGAAGTACTTCCATTTCGGCTAAACCCTACATTTGAGTTCACGGGCTTGGCAGGTTTAGCTAGTCATGGTGGTATAATTGGCGCCTTGTTGGCGCTCTATCTTTACAACAGAAAGTACAAGAAAAACTATTTATGGATACTAGATCGCCTGACCATTGCAGGGGCTGCCTTGGGCGGTTTTATTAGATTGGGCAATCTTATGAACTCTGAAATAATCGGCACGCCTTCTGACCTACCTTGGGCATTTATTTTTGTTCGTGTTGATCAAGTTCCTAGGCATCCATCTCAACTCTATGAAGCGCTATTTTACTTCTTGATCTGCTTCGTTTTATATCGCCTCTGGAAAACGGGGAAATACTCAACAAATAATGGGTTCTTTTTTGGGCTTGGGATGATATTGATATTCACTCAACGTTTTTTGGTAGAGTTCTTAAAAGAAAACCAAGTAGCCTTTGAGGAGAGTCTCACCTTAAACATGGGGCAATCTCTAAGTATTCCACTAATACTTATCGGGGTGTTTTTTATGTTGAGAAGCATTAAGAATACTCAAAAACCGCCACAAACAGCTTAA
- a CDS encoding alpha/beta hydrolase, with protein sequence MFRFRRNALLLSLICLSINYSIAQLSVFKDLSYVEDGTGSKHQKLSLVLPENSSETPLLIWIGGGAWSYVDYNLELNFAKKFAETGVAVATVGHRLSPATWRDPDLNKGVQHPAHVNDLASAIKWLYDHATEYGYSQEKIFIGGFSSGGHLAALVDLDRKYLGAQNLPKDLFKGIIPISGAYDITHYHTTFKNGSQPELAIQHVEAVFGSTSEALIDASPMTYLENLSTPMLIISDGTVNRYTEYFEAALDKTSFNEYRFVYARELSHTELWRQMSFSDSSQYRDLITSFIQTQLNKL encoded by the coding sequence ATGTTTCGATTTAGAAGAAATGCTTTGCTCCTAAGCCTGATATGTCTTTCGATCAATTATTCAATTGCTCAGCTCAGTGTATTTAAAGATCTATCCTATGTAGAGGACGGAACGGGTAGTAAACATCAAAAATTGAGTTTGGTACTACCTGAAAACTCTTCGGAAACCCCACTGCTTATATGGATTGGTGGCGGTGCGTGGTCTTATGTCGACTATAATTTGGAATTGAACTTTGCAAAAAAGTTTGCTGAAACAGGCGTGGCCGTTGCCACAGTTGGGCATAGATTAAGCCCAGCCACTTGGAGAGACCCTGATTTGAACAAAGGGGTGCAGCATCCCGCACATGTGAACGATTTAGCCTCCGCGATAAAATGGTTATATGATCATGCTACGGAATATGGTTACAGTCAAGAAAAAATCTTTATCGGCGGTTTCTCATCTGGTGGACATTTAGCAGCATTAGTTGATTTAGACCGAAAATATTTAGGCGCACAAAACTTACCAAAAGACTTATTCAAAGGCATTATTCCTATTTCAGGAGCTTACGACATAACTCACTATCACACAACATTTAAGAATGGCAGCCAACCCGAATTAGCCATCCAGCACGTGGAAGCCGTTTTTGGCAGTACATCGGAAGCTTTGATAGACGCTTCACCGATGACCTACCTTGAAAACCTCTCCACTCCCATGCTCATTATCAGTGATGGCACAGTAAATCGATATACCGAATATTTTGAAGCCGCGCTGGACAAAACCAGTTTCAATGAATACCGATTCGTCTACGCCAGAGAATTATCTCATACAGAACTCTGGAGACAAATGTCTTTTTCAGACAGCAGCCAATATCGTGATTTGATTACAAGCTTTATTCAAACTCAATTGAATAAGCTTTGA
- a CDS encoding glycosyl-4,4'-diaponeurosporenoate acyltransferase CrtO family protein gives MTKELVLGFIFGISLSFISWLVAIILNSLLLKTSYYTRLHNFNFIKSKAINELIGLRYFKWIVRNSFFKLFNQKIKLENTKVDLSTIRYEMTLSEISHLIGFLFVTIFAIIKSLSVGPVFGLAIMIPNTLLNLYPSLLQQENKRRIDKLNDRARH, from the coding sequence ATGACTAAAGAACTAGTCTTAGGGTTCATTTTCGGAATATCTCTGTCATTCATTTCCTGGTTGGTGGCAATTATACTGAATAGCCTTTTACTTAAGACTAGCTACTATACAAGGCTACATAACTTTAATTTTATTAAAAGTAAGGCCATTAATGAGCTTATAGGCCTTCGGTATTTCAAGTGGATCGTTAGGAACAGCTTTTTCAAACTCTTCAATCAAAAAATCAAACTAGAGAACACCAAAGTCGATTTATCTACAATTAGATATGAAATGACTTTATCCGAAATAAGTCATTTGATTGGGTTTCTATTCGTGACCATTTTCGCCATTATCAAATCTCTCAGCGTCGGTCCAGTTTTCGGCCTAGCCATTATGATCCCCAATACTTTACTAAACCTATATCCTTCACTCTTACAGCAGGAGAATAAGCGCAGAATTGACAAGTTGAACGATCGTGCAAGACATTAG
- a CDS encoding adenylate/guanylate cyclase domain-containing protein: MFTKKRKRIIRQILPFALIPGMFSVVQTILEKGILGDHPVYPSTGNPYSSTVLIPLLTSLFIGFSIGLFEVLYVNKWFQNRRFYEKILFKFFLYVLAIIFATLIIIITRHSIGQGLNPFDSIVLDYVYSFFSNFAFWSILCYYSLAIGVSLFYKEVSDNIGQGASLNFLTGKYHQPKVENRVFMFLDMKSSTAHAEKLGHIKYFQMLKDYYADISLPILDFDGEIYQYVGDEIVITWEPKTNKEAADVINCFYGMKNTLLNQHSKYDESYGITPTFKAAIHYGQVTTGEIGLVKKDFVFTGDTLNTTARIQGLCNNYGVDLIVSQNFIDILDGIGSFNFTTLGNVALRGRSEKIEIYKAEENKSQIA, from the coding sequence TTGTTCACTAAAAAACGAAAACGGATAATTCGGCAGATCTTGCCATTTGCCCTAATTCCAGGCATGTTTAGCGTGGTGCAAACCATCCTCGAAAAAGGAATTTTAGGAGATCATCCTGTTTACCCCTCCACTGGCAACCCATATAGTTCTACCGTTCTAATTCCATTATTGACTTCTCTTTTTATTGGGTTTTCAATAGGCCTTTTTGAGGTGCTTTATGTCAATAAATGGTTTCAAAACAGACGTTTTTATGAGAAAATCCTCTTCAAGTTCTTCCTTTACGTACTGGCCATCATATTTGCAACACTGATTATAATCATTACTCGTCATTCAATTGGACAAGGTTTAAATCCCTTCGATAGTATAGTTCTCGATTACGTATATTCCTTCTTCAGCAACTTTGCCTTTTGGAGCATTCTATGCTATTATTCTTTAGCAATCGGGGTCAGTTTATTTTACAAAGAGGTTAGTGATAATATCGGGCAAGGTGCCTCGCTCAACTTTTTAACTGGAAAATATCATCAACCAAAAGTAGAAAATCGAGTATTCATGTTTCTCGACATGAAATCATCCACAGCTCATGCTGAAAAACTTGGGCACATTAAATACTTCCAAATGCTCAAGGATTACTATGCGGATATATCTCTACCTATTCTAGATTTTGATGGCGAAATATATCAATACGTGGGGGACGAAATCGTGATTACTTGGGAACCGAAAACCAATAAAGAGGCCGCAGATGTGATTAACTGTTTCTACGGTATGAAAAACACACTACTCAACCAGCATTCAAAGTACGATGAATCATATGGTATAACTCCCACATTTAAAGCGGCAATACACTATGGCCAAGTGACGACGGGAGAAATTGGTTTGGTCAAAAAAGATTTCGTTTTTACCGGTGATACATTAAACACTACTGCCCGTATACAAGGCTTATGCAATAACTATGGAGTCGATCTGATTGTATCACAAAATTTTATCGACATTCTAGATGGAATTGGCAGCTTTAACTTCACCACCTTGGGAAATGTAGCACTTCGTGGACGAAGTGAAAAAATTGAAATCTATAAAGCAGAAGAGAATAAGAGCCAGATCGCTTGA
- a CDS encoding DUF2200 domain-containing protein, translated as MKVTAEHNERVANMVFGSFYPHYVSKVVKKGRTEEELHQVIEWLTGFNSQKLQQLIDDRVTVQEFFKQATVHPNAHMIKGVICGYRIEEIDNETTRQARYLDKLVDELAKGRKMEKIMREEKA; from the coding sequence ATGAAAGTAACAGCAGAGCACAATGAACGCGTGGCCAACATGGTTTTTGGCTCATTCTATCCCCATTATGTCAGTAAGGTGGTAAAAAAAGGAAGAACTGAAGAGGAATTGCACCAAGTCATTGAATGGTTAACAGGCTTCAACAGCCAAAAACTCCAACAACTTATTGATGACCGTGTAACGGTTCAAGAGTTTTTCAAACAAGCGACCGTTCACCCCAATGCTCATATGATTAAAGGAGTCATCTGCGGTTATAGAATTGAGGAAATTGACAATGAAACCACTAGACAAGCCAGATATTTAGATAAACTCGTCGACGAACTCGCAAAAGGCAGAAAAATGGAGAAAATTATGCGAGAAGAAAAAGCTTGA
- a CDS encoding S41 family peptidase, whose protein sequence is MNKIIVMLVISCFAWPTFAQSNAVDHAKIKEALDDVIDNLEYQYAYKDEKKIDFECIRTQYTSKIKEVNNIVETVLLFEFLLDEFYDNHLILRTNTNSSYRLYAPVYASLINGEPTIVNVWQTQIQNPPKGIIGAQITKFNGLAFDKAIDAFPTHCHDKNDPEIREWIINKILSGRYDQPRILTLRSSNGEEFELDLDKIKLKDNNGYLSARTVNNIGIIRINNSLGIDDLVKEFDQTLDGLSQTEGLVLDLRNTIFGGDTYEARGIMGRFVNESSPYQKHSLIEKSNNNPNIERSWIEYVSPRLTQYEKPVIVLVGRWTGSMGEGLAIGFEGMERGVVMGTEMRRLAGEVFDFNIKNQPFGYKLSDTKLFHVNGTPREKYVPTHYVKQTTIEKDEALEEALALIKKLK, encoded by the coding sequence ATGAATAAAATCATTGTAATGCTCGTCATCTCATGTTTCGCTTGGCCGACTTTCGCGCAATCTAATGCCGTAGATCATGCTAAGATAAAAGAAGCGCTTGACGATGTAATTGATAATCTGGAGTACCAATATGCTTACAAGGATGAAAAAAAAATAGACTTTGAATGCATTAGGACACAGTACACAAGCAAAATTAAAGAGGTTAATAACATTGTAGAAACTGTTCTTTTATTTGAATTCCTTTTGGATGAGTTCTATGATAACCACCTCATCTTAAGAACAAATACTAATAGTTCCTATCGATTGTACGCACCAGTTTACGCCTCATTAATTAATGGTGAACCAACAATTGTAAACGTTTGGCAGACACAAATTCAAAATCCACCAAAAGGAATAATTGGAGCACAAATCACAAAATTCAATGGCTTAGCTTTTGATAAGGCTATTGATGCATTTCCAACTCATTGTCACGATAAAAATGATCCAGAGATCCGCGAATGGATCATAAACAAGATTCTCTCAGGTCGTTATGATCAGCCGCGAATATTGACCCTTCGCTCATCGAATGGGGAAGAATTTGAGCTAGACCTAGACAAAATTAAGCTCAAAGACAACAATGGCTACCTATCGGCTAGAACAGTTAACAATATTGGTATAATTAGAATCAATAACTCTTTAGGCATCGATGATTTAGTCAAAGAATTTGATCAAACGCTAGATGGTTTATCACAAACAGAAGGACTAGTTCTGGACCTGAGAAACACTATTTTTGGCGGAGACACCTATGAGGCAAGAGGGATTATGGGGAGATTTGTTAACGAGTCAAGTCCCTATCAAAAACATTCCTTAATTGAAAAATCAAACAATAATCCTAACATTGAGCGCAGTTGGATCGAATATGTCAGCCCGCGTTTAACGCAATACGAGAAGCCTGTCATTGTACTTGTCGGCCGTTGGACGGGAAGTATGGGTGAAGGGCTTGCCATTGGATTTGAAGGAATGGAGCGCGGTGTAGTCATGGGAACAGAAATGAGAAGACTCGCCGGTGAAGTTTTTGATTTTAACATTAAAAATCAGCCCTTCGGATACAAACTTTCCGATACCAAACTATTTCATGTTAATGGTACGCCTAGAGAAAAATATGTACCGACCCATTACGTTAAACAAACCACAATCGAAAAAGATGAAGCGCTTGAAGAAGCCCTAGCCTTGATTAAGAAATTGAAATAG
- a CDS encoding SRPBCC family protein gives MNRLILFGLLCLPICNLSYAQKTWVDGGVTITKLDTIGDGYEALRGSFIVQNSSIYEVMNLILDVDGYDWVEGESTSKMLRVNEMDSSFTFDFFVRIPWLFIKKTGRVIVDIHFDDDTFYTKSTQIKDYDRKKGYDLVDFYSAQWKLQKSGERNVKVTYLGIYQDQKMLININGIIINRIRKRLNGTFQNLIVLASEKANPSNKLLWPTEPNQSN, from the coding sequence ATGAATCGACTTATCCTCTTTGGTCTCTTATGTCTGCCTATTTGTAACCTCAGTTATGCTCAAAAGACTTGGGTAGATGGAGGCGTGACGATAACAAAGTTGGATACGATAGGTGATGGTTACGAAGCATTAAGAGGGTCGTTTATTGTTCAGAATTCCAGTATTTATGAGGTTATGAATCTCATATTAGATGTAGATGGTTATGATTGGGTAGAAGGGGAGAGTACATCTAAAATGTTGCGTGTGAATGAGATGGATTCTTCCTTCACTTTTGACTTCTTCGTGAGAATTCCATGGTTGTTTATTAAGAAAACTGGACGTGTAATCGTAGATATTCATTTTGATGATGACACCTTCTACACAAAGTCGACTCAAATCAAGGATTATGATCGCAAAAAGGGCTACGATTTAGTGGACTTTTATTCCGCACAGTGGAAATTGCAAAAGTCGGGTGAGCGCAATGTAAAGGTTACCTATTTAGGTATTTACCAAGACCAAAAGATGTTGATCAATATCAACGGTATAATTATCAACAGGATTAGAAAAAGACTTAACGGTACTTTTCAGAACCTTATAGTGCTCGCTTCAGAAAAGGCCAATCCTTCGAATAAACTGTTGTGGCCGACAGAACCTAACCAGAGTAATTAG
- a CDS encoding MATE family efflux transporter — translation MKQVKTSFTEGNILKALITLALPIIGANLLQTGYQLVDAYWVGRLGANAVAAVSVSYPVNFLLISLTSGFAFAGTILVAQYFGAKNHKMVNHVATQSLVMVFLMSLVLSAIAYALSPQILHWLGVEQEIFAEADLFQRTIFIGLVFNFGFILFQSLLRGIGEVKIPLYINALSLGLNFLLDPLFIYGWGPIPAYGVAGAAYSTLATLGLSAIIGYYILFVGKTDIKLTLKKFAFDFPLLKKAFRLGMPSSLEISARALGLTLLTGVAAKFGTEVLAAYGVGARLVSFVVIVALGLMKANATLVGQNIGAQKVDRAESTSNYATGIAFISMSTIGILFYVFAEPIVRAFLDANEEVVNMGVSFVKITAPSFGFMGMQLALVGTLRGSGNTVESMIFTIIGIWVIQFPFAIIASNMENMGYLGIWWSFPVSYVLPAIITFVWYKTGIWKRKQIIQ, via the coding sequence ATGAAGCAAGTAAAAACATCGTTTACGGAAGGCAACATTCTAAAAGCCCTTATAACTCTTGCTTTACCCATTATTGGCGCTAATCTATTACAAACAGGTTATCAATTAGTCGACGCATATTGGGTGGGTCGTTTGGGAGCCAATGCCGTAGCGGCGGTTTCGGTGAGTTATCCTGTCAATTTCCTTTTAATCTCGCTCACTTCTGGCTTTGCCTTTGCTGGTACTATACTAGTTGCACAATATTTTGGAGCAAAAAACCATAAAATGGTCAACCATGTGGCCACCCAATCCTTGGTAATGGTTTTCCTTATGTCTCTGGTGCTTTCTGCCATAGCCTATGCCCTATCCCCACAAATTTTGCATTGGCTGGGTGTAGAACAAGAAATTTTCGCGGAAGCTGATCTTTTTCAACGGACTATCTTTATCGGCCTAGTCTTCAATTTTGGGTTTATCCTATTTCAATCTCTTTTGCGAGGTATCGGAGAAGTTAAAATCCCGCTTTACATTAATGCTTTAAGCCTTGGGCTCAATTTCCTTCTAGATCCACTTTTCATTTATGGCTGGGGACCAATTCCGGCATACGGAGTAGCAGGAGCAGCCTATTCCACCCTGGCCACATTGGGACTTTCTGCCATTATCGGCTATTATATTCTATTTGTCGGGAAAACAGATATTAAGCTCACTCTCAAAAAGTTTGCTTTCGACTTTCCATTGCTCAAAAAAGCATTCCGATTAGGTATGCCTTCTTCATTGGAAATATCAGCTAGGGCTCTAGGGCTAACACTTCTTACAGGCGTTGCTGCAAAGTTCGGGACTGAAGTTTTGGCAGCTTATGGTGTTGGGGCAAGGCTAGTCAGCTTTGTAGTAATCGTAGCACTTGGCTTAATGAAAGCTAACGCAACTTTAGTGGGTCAGAATATTGGAGCTCAAAAGGTCGATCGTGCAGAATCAACATCGAATTACGCAACGGGAATAGCTTTTATATCCATGAGTACGATCGGCATACTGTTCTATGTTTTTGCCGAACCGATCGTGCGGGCATTCTTAGACGCAAATGAAGAAGTCGTCAATATGGGAGTTTCATTCGTGAAGATTACTGCCCCTTCCTTCGGTTTTATGGGTATGCAATTAGCTTTAGTAGGTACCCTTCGCGGATCAGGTAATACAGTCGAATCCATGATATTCACAATCATTGGCATCTGGGTGATCCAATTCCCATTTGCCATCATCGCCTCAAACATGGAAAACATGGGTTATTTAGGTATATGGTGGTCTTTTCCCGTATCCTATGTACTTCCAGCGATTATTACCTTCGTATGGTATAAGACAGGGATTTGGAAGCGGAAGCAGATTATACAATAA